The Hyalangium ruber genome has a window encoding:
- a CDS encoding DUF6531 domain-containing protein — protein MLQSSFFDPVLGIDIHIVLVPTPAGPVPTPVPMPFVGMVFDPVGLAIGAAIGMATGGGPGLVLVNSMPVTNCGTSVTNKLTMPHLPVPGVAFARGMPGNDAELYFGSLNVSLGGTLGVRLGDIALSCSDPVRLPTSVVLAIPKGMPVLNMPAMVPDLAGIAQSLLMAGAMRMLRAAARGGARLFRALRAAQRRSRGWARVSRALRSVTDRIAPQRYRDRFRRAICFVTGHPVDVATGRVFTDNIDFELPGPLPLVFERVYSSSLAWRNGPLGYGWSHSLNQEVWLEHGRVVLLAEDGREIEFHLDGLPDRIIRAGQHVYDATNRLTLRALGNLRWEVESADGVVREFEPTPGGDAQRAKLQRILSRDRHHSIQLTYDTRGLLEQVRDCGGRLIAFVHDKQGHLAEVKLPLSRDSGFYKHLKYIYAASGDLVEVVDAAGHSWKFEYQGHLLVKETDRAGLSFYFQYEALGSAARCVRTWGDGGIYDHVISYDLQKRKTVVEDSLGAVTVYQLDELGMVVKVVDPHGAVTEYAYDEDCGALARETDALGHSQVTIYDERGNPTERQGPDGAISRVDYDAKGLPVRAVDAAEGVWQWGYDTEGHLVERVTPTGERTRYGWKRGLLVWMEEPGRPRTNLEYDEQKNPILARTGNSVTTEYAYDAQGRLVKVRDARGATLRSRYDALGRIVRIESPAGVVQEMTYDAEGNLIELRDVTRHFRLTYGHFHKVVAREEAGTTVRFCYDTEDRLTAAINEAGETYTFVRDACGRVLEEKGFDGRNRSYQRDRLGQVEKTYLPSGRSTQYTYDPDGRVVRVLHSDGTGAEFTYRADGTLVRAKNETSEIILERDAMGRVLRELQGAHVVVSRFDAHGERSLMETSLGGRMAVVRDDLGGVAALRFGKTHVDNSRSTVTFERDSLGLETARALPGGIRVEWERDPAGRPVERRTVLHASQGHLRRLDTRTYQWHGEDQITAIIDADRGPTHYHYDARGRLIGQETGAGVLHRAMDVVGNVYSSPKGSDRHYGSGGRLEVLDGTRYAHDEDGNQTERVSLQGETWRYTWNGAGLLSEVERPDGLRVRFEYDAFARRTRKALVRVGLDGQESVEKEIRFVWDRDTLLHELSSNQEQTTWYWEPETFTPVAKEQAGRYWATVPDHLGTTTALYDETGQLAWKMDMDVLGSSSFEAGTSEECPWRWPGQYEDVETGLRQNWYRYFDPARQQYLSQDPLGLYAGLGLYGYAADPNVWADPWGLIIVYHYTSKAGYDAITANSRTWYLKASNPPGGRPYGVYVTTMPPTSSAGELARMRIPAEKREYYLAIEVADEKFDDLVKQLPGGRGEAGISLYFDRDVFVPRVSQNEWNKKSNRPKRTVRQAGHGKCG, from the coding sequence ATGCTGCAGAGTTCCTTCTTCGATCCGGTCCTGGGCATCGACATCCACATCGTCCTGGTGCCCACGCCCGCGGGGCCCGTGCCGACACCCGTGCCCATGCCCTTTGTTGGCATGGTGTTCGATCCGGTGGGACTGGCCATTGGGGCGGCCATTGGCATGGCGACAGGCGGAGGACCTGGGCTGGTGCTGGTCAACAGCATGCCGGTCACCAATTGTGGCACCAGCGTCACCAACAAGCTGACGATGCCGCATCTGCCAGTGCCAGGCGTGGCCTTCGCCAGGGGGATGCCCGGCAATGACGCCGAGCTTTACTTCGGAAGCCTCAACGTCAGCCTGGGTGGCACGCTGGGAGTACGGCTGGGCGATATCGCCTTGAGTTGCAGTGACCCGGTACGGCTGCCGACAAGCGTGGTGTTGGCCATCCCCAAGGGGATGCCCGTACTGAACATGCCGGCCATGGTGCCGGACCTGGCCGGTATCGCGCAGAGCCTCTTGATGGCAGGCGCCATGAGAATGCTCAGGGCAGCGGCACGTGGGGGCGCACGACTCTTCCGAGCATTGCGAGCGGCTCAGCGCAGGAGCCGTGGCTGGGCGCGAGTCAGCAGGGCCCTGCGGAGCGTGACGGATCGCATTGCGCCCCAGCGATACCGGGACCGCTTCCGGCGTGCCATCTGCTTCGTGACGGGCCACCCGGTGGATGTGGCGACCGGGCGCGTGTTCACGGACAACATCGACTTCGAACTCCCTGGGCCGCTACCTCTGGTGTTCGAGCGTGTCTATTCGTCCTCTCTCGCTTGGAGGAATGGGCCTTTGGGGTACGGGTGGAGCCACTCCCTGAATCAGGAAGTGTGGCTGGAGCACGGTAGGGTGGTGTTGCTGGCAGAGGATGGGCGGGAGATCGAGTTCCACTTGGACGGCCTCCCTGACCGGATCATTCGGGCCGGCCAGCACGTCTATGACGCTACCAATCGGCTGACGCTGCGTGCTCTCGGCAATCTCCGCTGGGAGGTAGAGTCTGCTGACGGCGTGGTGCGCGAGTTCGAACCGACGCCCGGAGGCGACGCGCAGCGAGCAAAACTTCAGCGCATCCTCAGCCGCGATCGGCATCACTCCATCCAATTGACCTACGACACCCGAGGGCTCCTTGAGCAGGTGCGAGACTGCGGAGGCCGGCTGATTGCCTTCGTACACGACAAGCAGGGGCACTTGGCCGAGGTGAAGCTCCCCCTTTCCCGAGACTCAGGCTTCTATAAGCACCTCAAGTACATCTATGCCGCAAGTGGCGACCTGGTGGAGGTGGTGGATGCTGCCGGCCACTCCTGGAAGTTCGAGTACCAAGGGCACCTATTGGTGAAGGAGACGGACCGGGCAGGCCTCAGCTTCTACTTTCAGTACGAGGCGCTGGGCTCCGCCGCGCGATGTGTCCGCACCTGGGGCGATGGTGGCATCTACGATCACGTCATCAGCTATGACCTCCAGAAACGGAAGACGGTGGTGGAGGACAGCTTGGGCGCCGTCACCGTCTACCAGTTGGACGAACTGGGCATGGTCGTGAAGGTGGTGGATCCGCACGGAGCCGTCACCGAGTACGCCTATGACGAGGACTGCGGTGCGTTGGCCAGAGAGACGGACGCTCTGGGGCACTCGCAAGTCACAATCTATGACGAGCGAGGCAACCCCACGGAGCGCCAAGGTCCGGACGGTGCCATCTCACGCGTTGATTACGACGCGAAGGGACTCCCTGTGCGGGCTGTGGATGCGGCGGAGGGGGTGTGGCAGTGGGGGTACGACACCGAGGGACATCTGGTGGAGCGCGTGACGCCCACGGGCGAGCGGACCCGCTACGGCTGGAAGCGTGGGTTGTTGGTATGGATGGAAGAGCCGGGAAGGCCTCGCACCAACCTAGAGTACGATGAGCAGAAGAACCCGATCCTCGCTCGGACAGGCAACAGCGTCACGACTGAGTACGCCTACGATGCTCAGGGCCGGTTGGTGAAGGTACGTGACGCGCGTGGGGCGACACTTCGCAGTAGGTATGACGCTCTTGGTCGTATCGTGCGCATCGAGTCTCCCGCGGGCGTCGTCCAAGAGATGACGTATGATGCCGAGGGCAATCTCATTGAACTGCGTGATGTCACTCGGCACTTCAGGCTGACCTACGGGCACTTCCATAAGGTTGTCGCACGCGAGGAAGCAGGCACCACGGTTCGTTTTTGCTATGACACCGAGGACCGACTGACGGCTGCCATCAATGAGGCAGGAGAAACATACACATTCGTTCGCGACGCTTGTGGTCGGGTGCTAGAAGAGAAGGGGTTCGACGGCAGGAACCGCAGCTACCAGCGGGACAGGCTTGGCCAGGTGGAGAAGACATACCTGCCGAGCGGCAGGTCGACCCAGTACACCTACGACCCAGACGGTCGAGTGGTGCGGGTGTTGCACTCGGATGGAACAGGAGCGGAGTTCACCTACCGTGCGGATGGCACGCTGGTGCGTGCAAAGAACGAGACCAGCGAGATCATTCTAGAGCGGGACGCCATGGGGCGCGTGCTGCGTGAGTTACAGGGTGCCCATGTCGTGGTTTCGCGCTTTGACGCGCACGGCGAGCGCAGCCTCATGGAGACCAGCCTGGGTGGCAGGATGGCGGTGGTGCGCGACGACCTTGGAGGGGTGGCTGCCCTGCGTTTTGGCAAGACGCATGTCGACAACTCGCGCTCGACAGTGACCTTTGAAAGAGACTCGTTGGGACTGGAGACAGCGAGGGCATTACCGGGTGGAATCCGAGTGGAGTGGGAGCGGGACCCAGCTGGACGTCCTGTCGAACGCCGCACCGTCCTCCACGCCTCGCAGGGGCACCTGCGGCGATTGGATACGCGCACTTATCAGTGGCACGGTGAAGATCAAATCACGGCCATTATCGACGCCGACCGTGGACCGACGCACTACCATTACGATGCTCGTGGGCGTCTCATCGGTCAGGAGACAGGAGCGGGAGTGCTCCACCGGGCGATGGATGTTGTCGGCAACGTCTACTCATCGCCCAAAGGAAGCGACCGGCACTATGGCTCGGGAGGTCGGCTGGAGGTGCTTGATGGAACCCGTTATGCGCATGACGAAGATGGCAACCAGACGGAGCGCGTGTCACTCCAGGGAGAGACCTGGCGCTACACGTGGAACGGTGCCGGGCTCCTTTCGGAGGTAGAGCGCCCGGATGGCCTGCGTGTGCGATTCGAGTATGACGCCTTCGCACGAAGGACGCGCAAGGCGCTGGTGCGCGTGGGGCTGGATGGCCAGGAGTCAGTAGAAAAAGAGATACGCTTCGTTTGGGACCGAGACACCCTCCTGCACGAGTTGTCATCCAATCAGGAGCAGACGACTTGGTACTGGGAGCCAGAAACCTTTACTCCTGTGGCGAAGGAGCAAGCAGGTCGGTACTGGGCGACAGTCCCAGATCATCTCGGAACCACGACCGCGCTCTATGACGAGACTGGCCAGCTTGCCTGGAAGATGGACATGGATGTCCTCGGGAGTTCCTCGTTTGAGGCAGGCACTTCCGAGGAATGCCCTTGGCGGTGGCCAGGACAGTACGAGGATGTCGAGACAGGGCTTCGCCAGAACTGGTATCGATATTTTGATCCTGCTCGGCAGCAATATCTCAGCCAGGATCCCCTGGGATTGTACGCAGGACTCGGTCTGTATGGATACGCTGCGGATCCGAATGTCTGGGCTGACCCGTGGGGACTCATCATCGTGTATCACTACACGAGCAAGGCGGGTTACGACGCCATCACCGCGAACTCGAGGACCTGGTATCTCAAAGCGTCGAATCCTCCTGGGGGACGCCCCTATGGAGTCTACGTCACGACGATGCCACCCACATCATCGGCAGGCGAACTTGCACGCATGCGCATCCCAGCAGAAAAGCGCGAGTACTACCTTGCGATTGAAGTGGCTGACGAGAAGTTCGATGACCTTGTGAAGCAACTTCCGGGTGGGCGGGGTGAGGCAGGAATTTCGCTCTACTTCGACAGGGATGTGTTCGTGCCGCGTGTCTCTCAGAACGAGTGGAACAAGAAATCCAACCGGCCCAAGCGAACCGTGCGACAGGCCGGCCATGGAAAGTGCGGGTAG
- a CDS encoding OmpA/MotB family protein: MRSTLALAALAALTATACVSQGKYDELAREAENLDNRLKDEKGAREALEAKVRHLEEQIATLERDKEALTSRLTTSESRLTAAAAERHALEQKNIELSALNDELAKSTRKLAEAKEALEKKSSEYENLAQSLKQEISEGKIQLSELQGRMTVQLKDKILFASGSTRVNKEGQDALVKIAAALKTVQGRIIRVEGHTDDVPMPKDGPFPSNWELSLARAMAVVRALQDSGVDPTVLSAAGYGQYQPIAPNDSPENRSLNRRIEIVLAPKAGGR; this comes from the coding sequence ATGCGTTCCACGTTGGCCCTGGCCGCGCTCGCGGCGCTCACCGCCACCGCCTGCGTCTCTCAGGGCAAGTATGACGAGCTCGCCCGGGAGGCCGAGAACCTCGACAACCGCCTCAAGGATGAGAAGGGCGCTCGAGAGGCCCTCGAGGCCAAGGTGCGCCACCTGGAAGAGCAGATCGCCACCCTCGAGCGCGACAAGGAGGCCCTGACCTCCCGCCTCACCACCTCCGAGTCCCGCCTCACCGCCGCCGCCGCCGAGCGCCACGCCCTCGAGCAGAAGAACATCGAGCTCTCCGCCCTCAATGACGAGCTCGCCAAGTCCACTCGCAAGCTCGCCGAGGCCAAGGAGGCCCTCGAGAAGAAGAGCTCCGAGTACGAGAACCTCGCCCAGAGCCTCAAGCAGGAGATCTCCGAAGGGAAGATTCAGCTCTCCGAGCTCCAAGGCCGGATGACCGTCCAGCTCAAGGACAAGATCCTCTTCGCCTCCGGCTCCACCCGCGTCAACAAGGAGGGCCAGGATGCCCTGGTGAAGATCGCCGCCGCCCTCAAGACCGTCCAGGGCCGCATCATCCGCGTCGAGGGCCACACCGACGACGTGCCCATGCCCAAGGACGGCCCCTTCCCCTCCAACTGGGAGCTGAGCCTGGCCCGCGCCATGGCCGTCGTACGCGCCCTCCAGGACTCCGGCGTGGACCCCACCGTCCTCTCCGCCGCCGGCTACGGGCAGTACCAGCCCATCGCCCCCAACGACAGTCCGGAGAACCGCAGTCTCAACCGGCGCATCGAAATCGTTCTCGCGCCCAAAGCCGGAGGGCGTTAG